From the genome of Brassica oleracea var. oleracea cultivar TO1000 unplaced genomic scaffold, BOL UnpScaffold01471, whole genome shotgun sequence:
cttaatattaagaTTGGTTCAgctaatgttaaaaataatgttttgttcCAACAACACtagcaaaaaaatgtttagagaataagattttattatgtaattaaGCGACTGATCatgcaaataatttattagaacaaatatgtttttatttgttagaaATGTTGCAAATCTGAAGTTTTACTTTGCAACTTTCTTTGGTGGCTTACACTAAATGCGTCAATCTCGCTTGTATGTTGTATAACTCCAAATCGTAAATCATCAAAACCATTTTGGTGTCTGAATATTCTTTTGGTGtcttcttctttgctctctATTAAAGGATCCAGAAACCCCTTCACAAcaatgtgagagagagagagagagagagagagagagagagagagagagagagagagagagagagagagagtcaagtATCTCCTCAAGATCACTATTAccacaaaaataaaagtattcaAGAAGACTGCATGGATCTAGAAGATTGGGAGTTACTCCCCAAGAATCTCTACAAGGGTCTCGATCTCGATCACGACGAGGATCATGAGGCAGCGATGAGGATCATCAGAAACACTGAGAAAAGCTTCGATATGGATTACTTTATCTGCCCGACACAAGATCCTGTCGGAAAAATAGAGTTCCATAGAAGACCAAGCGTGGTCCCCACACAGCTCCTCCAAGTTCCCGTTAATTGGGAACCTGTGTACACCGTGGACGACACAGATCACAAGAAGAACCAGGATCAGGATCCGGAACTTGTGACGGAATCTGTTCCGTCGCCGAGAATAACCTTCAAAACAGCGAAGGAAAACGAATTTGTCGACATGAAAATAGACTTACCAGCGAGGTTCACAAGTCCTCTGCCTCAGAAAGATGACGAACACTCTGTCTCAGGAAGAGTGTTAGCAAGAGAGTACTACGGTGAGATGGGAACAGAGGTTGAGGAAGGTGGTGACGTGAAGTGCAAGAAAGAAGTTGagtgggaggaggaggagaagaacaAACGTGGTGAAAAAATGAATCTGTGGAAGATGGGTCTTCATGGAATTGGAGCTATATGTTCATTTGGTGTTGCTACTGCTGCTGCCACTTTATATGTCTTCTTCCTTGGACGCAACAATAGCATACGAGGTTGTCGGAACAAGAACCAGATCCTCAGGTTCCAGATCTACTCTGATGATAACAAGGTAAGGTAATTTTTTCAGTTATGATTCTTATTCCTAATCAAATGGTTAAGGAACCAAGTGAATATTAGGTTAGTGTTGCTTTAAGGACATTCCAAAGGTTGTGTTTCCTGAAACTCGTAGTTCGATTCCCCCATGACCAATTCCATATTTGTTTCAAATCACAATGAATTTTACCCCATTCATCCAAAGTACTGAAAAGTTGTTTCGGATTTTGATAAATCAAAGACTATTTACCAATGATTATTAAGTTTTGATATGCTTCTTTTACTGGCTAATTGTTTTTA
Proteins encoded in this window:
- the LOC106321355 gene encoding uncharacterized protein LOC106321355 isoform X2 — translated: MDLEDWELLPKNLYKGLDLDHDEDHEAAMRIIRNTEKSFDMDYFICPTQDPVGKIEFHRRPSVVPTQLLQVPVNWEPVYTVDDTDHKKNQDQDPELVTESVPSPRITFKTAKENEFVDMKIDLPARFTSPLPQKDDEHSVSGRVLAREYYGEMGTEVEEGGDVKCKKEVEWEEEEKNKRGEKMNLWKMGLHGIGAICSFGVATAAATLYVFFLGRNNSIRGCRNKNQILRFQIYSDDNKVSE
- the LOC106321355 gene encoding uncharacterized protein LOC106321355 isoform X1, yielding MDLEDWELLPKNLYKGLDLDHDEDHEAAMRIIRNTEKSFDMDYFICPTQDPVGKIEFHRRPSVVPTQLLQVPVNWEPVYTVDDTDHKKNQDQDPELVTESVPSPRITFKTAKENEFVDMKIDLPARFTSPLPQKDDEHSVSGRVLAREYYGEMGTEVEEGGDVKCKKEVEWEEEEKNKRGEKMNLWKMGLHGIGAICSFGVATAAATLYVFFLGRNNSIRGCRNKNQILRFQIYSDDNKRMKEVVKHATKLNEAISVLKGLPVARAQISFGGHYDGL